The following coding sequences are from one Gossypium hirsutum isolate 1008001.06 chromosome A12, Gossypium_hirsutum_v2.1, whole genome shotgun sequence window:
- the LOC121210988 gene encoding uncharacterized protein: MKMITCDRATYDAAMMAHKKYEPFLNKSIDHYDEMALVVGKDMATGSFARTFADIDLDDGNHDSVPINCNNEETEEVKTKVSSSGTSKCKRKNAQESVVDEQIKFVGEQLSKIANALEQFTADKTPHLYEEVMSMEVEGFDDDFLCSVFDYLVSHESGAKAFLVNSKKHRKIWLQKFSQG, translated from the exons atgaaaatgatcacatgtgatagagcgacatatgatgcagcaatgatg gcacacaagaagtatgaaccatttctgaataaaagcattgatcattatgatgaaatggctttggttgttggcaaagatatggcaacagggagttttgccagaacatttgctgacatagatttggatgatggtaacCATGATTCAGTGCCTATAAACTGCAACAATGAAGAGACTGAAGAGGTAAAAACAAAagtatcttcatctggcacatccaaatgtaaaagaaaaaatgctcaagaaagtgtcgttgatgaacaaattaaatttgtgggtgaacaacttagcaaaattgctaatgctttggaacaatttactgcggataagacaccacatctttacgaagaagtgatgtcgatggaggtagaaggatttgatgatgacttcctGTGTTCTGTATTTGATTATCTAGTGAGTCATGAATCTGGGGCTAAAGCTTTTTTAGTTAATagtaagaagcatagaaaaatttggcttcaaaaattttctcaaggttga
- the LOC121210990 gene encoding nudix hydrolase 18, mitochondrial isoform X2: MVCLVSRTGRHLQRYNALGRRQVVGYKRNSDGTLSTDLEVLVISSQKCQKMMFPKGGWELDESKEQAALRESVEEAGVRGNVECELGKWDFMSKRYGTFYEGYMFPLLVKEELALWPEQNVRQRTWMSVKEARDVCQHWWMKEALDILVERLTSLQQHKGQNISTCL; the protein is encoded by the exons ATGGTTTGCTTGGTTTCTCGTACGGGAAGGCACTTGCAGCGATACAATGCCCTCGGCCGCCGCCAAGTTGTCGG ATACAAACGTAATAGTGATGGAACTCTGAGCACTGACTTGGAGGTTCTTGTCATCTCCtcacaaaaatgtcaaaaaatgatGTTCCCTAAG GGCGGTTGGGAACTTGATGAATCTAAAGAACAAGCTGCTTTAAGAGAGTCAGTTGAAGAAGCTGGAGTTAGAGGCAACGTTGag TGCGAATTAGGCAAATGGGACTTTATGAGCAAACGCTATGGCACGTTTTATGAAGGTTACATGTTCCCTTTGCTTGTGAAGGAGGAACTTGCCCTCTGGCCTGAGCAAAATGTGCGACAACGGACATGG ATGAGTGTGAAGGAAGCCAGGGATGTGTGCCAGCATTGGTGGATGAAGGAAGCCTTAGACATACTGGTTGAACGGCTAACCTCCTTGCAGCAACACAAGGGACAAAATATCTCAACTTGTTTGTAA
- the LOC121210990 gene encoding nudix hydrolase 18, mitochondrial isoform X1, with protein MVCLVSRTGRHLQRYNALGRRQVVGCIPYRYKRNSDGTLSTDLEVLVISSQKCQKMMFPKGGWELDESKEQAALRESVEEAGVRGNVECELGKWDFMSKRYGTFYEGYMFPLLVKEELALWPEQNVRQRTWMSVKEARDVCQHWWMKEALDILVERLTSLQQHKGQNISTCL; from the exons ATGGTTTGCTTGGTTTCTCGTACGGGAAGGCACTTGCAGCGATACAATGCCCTCGGCCGCCGCCAAGTTGTCGG ATGCATTCCGTACAGATACAAACGTAATAGTGATGGAACTCTGAGCACTGACTTGGAGGTTCTTGTCATCTCCtcacaaaaatgtcaaaaaatgatGTTCCCTAAG GGCGGTTGGGAACTTGATGAATCTAAAGAACAAGCTGCTTTAAGAGAGTCAGTTGAAGAAGCTGGAGTTAGAGGCAACGTTGag TGCGAATTAGGCAAATGGGACTTTATGAGCAAACGCTATGGCACGTTTTATGAAGGTTACATGTTCCCTTTGCTTGTGAAGGAGGAACTTGCCCTCTGGCCTGAGCAAAATGTGCGACAACGGACATGG ATGAGTGTGAAGGAAGCCAGGGATGTGTGCCAGCATTGGTGGATGAAGGAAGCCTTAGACATACTGGTTGAACGGCTAACCTCCTTGCAGCAACACAAGGGACAAAATATCTCAACTTGTTTGTAA